Genomic segment of Phaenicophaeus curvirostris isolate KB17595 chromosome 26, BPBGC_Pcur_1.0, whole genome shotgun sequence:
GGTGGGTTATAGCTCGCTGCCAGCAAGTAAATGCAAAGTAGCTTAAACCACTGCAATTATCTGTCTCTTGCAGTTGTCTGAGTGCGTGTGGGGCTGGTGGCCGCGGCGTGGCTGGCCCGTGGCGACGCGGGATGCTGCGGGGCTGCCCGTCCTTGCCGGGATGCGAGCGCCGTGGCGggggctctgccagggctgggtAGAGGCTGGTGCCTGCAACGAGCCCCGGGCAATCGGCCCTGGAGAGGTTTCCTGTGCCAGGTAGCTGCGGGGTTGGGGAGAGGCGTTGGTGGTCTGAGCACGAGGAGGAAGATGGTCCCAAGGTGTGAGAGCGACACCATCCCAaggcagcccagaaagccagatGTGTCCTgcgctgcatccaaagcagtgggaccagcagggtgaggagggGGTGCTGCCTCTAtactgctctggtgagacctcatctggagccctgtgtctagttctggaatccttagcacgggaaggacatggacctgttggagtgagtccagaggagaccacggaGATGaactgagggctggagcacctcctgcgtgaggacaggctgagagagttgggtttgttcaacctggaaaagagaaggctccagggagaccttagagcagcttccagtgctgaaaggggctccaggaaagctggggaggggctctggatcagggagctcagggacaggacaaagggaaagagttttcagctgcaagaggggagattgagatgagatcttagggagaaatgttttgctgtgagggtggggaggccctggaacaggctgcccagagcaggggtggctgccccatccctggaggggttcaaggccaggttggatggggcttggagcccctgatccagagggaggtgtccctgcccatggcaggggtgggactggatgggctttgaggtcccttccaacctgaaccattccATTCCGCGATTCGATGATTCTAAGGCTCCAAGGAGGTGGCTGCCCGTGCTCACCTGGGCATCTGGTAGCGCTGCTGGGGAGTCGGTTGCGTGGCCTAAGCTGGGACACTGGCTGCCAGCAGCTGGACACCAGAGTGCGGGGCTGCCAGGACAGTCTGGTGGCTCcggctgcagctctggctgctcGGTGGGACAGTGGTGCTGTACCTCGTGCCAAAGCAGAGATGTTGCCGTACCCTCCCTGGGTCTCTTGGCTGGAAAGCCTCGTTTGCTCCTGGCAGGCTGCTTGGGTGACTGTGCCAGGGTGCTCAGGATACCCCGAGGCCCTCGAGGAGGTTTGGTTTGTCAGTCATGGAAGACAAACACGAGGTGCTTGGAGAAAAGCCTGCTGTTGCATTGGTGATGCTGTGGAGGTGATGTCCAAGCCTGGCACTAGTGGGTTTTTTGGAGTGTGCTtatccagcagctccagggacaGCCCTGTGCCGTGGGGCCACGCGCCGGGTGCAGCCCTTTGATGCGATGCTGGCTCCCCTTGTGCGGGGCAGTGATGCTCCCGCTCCTGCTCCCCGGCCAGCGCTGGCCGAGCGTGGAGTGTGCCGGCTCACCGCAGCAGCAGCTCGAGGCTCGTTGCTTAACAACACGCTGGAGTGGAATAGGAAGTGTCTGTCACCGCGAGATGGGAAGAGATCACCATTTTCTCGCTAGGCAGGGCAGCGTCTGCTTGCTCTGTGTCCATGCGAATGTCCTCAGTGCTCCGGGGTCTTTGATTCTTTGTGGTGTGGTGACGCTATGGTGACACCATGAGTGGCCGTGGCTGCTGTCCTCAGCTCTGCCGGGGCCGTGTTTCTCACCCATGTCCTTTATCAAGCATCCGCAATTTCTAACTGCCAGCGTGTGTCCTGCTGTCACCATCCcgccttccctttcccctcctcgCTTGCATTTTTATGCCTCCCCAGGCCCCTTCATGCCAGCAGaatttccaacttggtgatttcTGTGAATGTGGAAATgttcctcccctttttatagGGGAAAAACTCATTTTTAGCCAACTCTCAGTTATTGTTCCTCTTCCTGCGCAGGGGCGGGTGTGCAGGGCTCAGGGGCTCCGGCCGTGGCGGCTCCGCTTGGACCTGCTGTCACTGTCCCGTGGCGTCTGGCCCTGTCCATGCGAGGGCATCAGCTGCTTTTGGAGCTTCTTGGGCCACAGGATATTCCTAAGGCTGAACAAAGTATTTTGGTGAGGGAGGGAGGCTCAGCCCCCACCAGCGCGATCCCTGGCTCCCTCTGCTCTTTACCAGCCGATGCATTAACTGGATCCCAGTCACCCAGCCTtgggatgcagcccaagatGTTGTGCCCCTGCCTGGCACCTCCGCATCATCCCAAATCCCAAGTGGTTTGAGTGGGAATGTGTGTAAATGCTGTTTATTGCTGCATCCTCAGCTCGGAGAATCCCTGAGCCCCCCAGGCCCTCCCTCATCATTTGCTGTCACTTCACCCTCAAAGATTTGACCGCCGGGTTGTTCTTCCAAGCTGCACACACAGCTCTGGCTTTGTACAGGTGCTGGCCTTGGCCATGCTCTCTCTGTGCCTGCCAGCGTGAGGGAGATCAGCCTGTGCTCCTGCACGGAGCCCGAGCCACCCGAAAGTTGCTTTGGggagctccagctccagctctgggTGGCATCTCTGTGGCACGGAGCACATGGTGGCCACCAGGCTGGGGTCCCGCAGGGGCTGCTGTGCCGCACGGGGCTCTTGAGGCTGCTGGGGTGCGGGCAGGAGCCGGGAGGAGCACAGGGGGGGCCTCTGCTCTGCGTCACCCTGGATTTCTGGCCAGCCCTCCCCCTGGCCCCGTTTCCTCATTTGCGTGGCCGGCGATGGCTGCGATCCCGTGGCGCAGCAAGGGGAAATGATTACCATGTGGAGAGGCAGCGCGGAACTGCGTTCATGGCTCCGGATTCTCGCTGGGCCCTTCCTAGAAATGAGGGGGTGACTCAGATCCCCGACCCCCACGCACCCCTTCCTTCAGCTGCCAGAGGAGGTGGCTCCGGCAGCGCCGGAGAACCTGGAGGAACGTGCCAAGGGCTTTGGGAACCCCGAGGCTCCTGCCAAGGACGGCTGGGGCTGGATGCGCTCCTTGGCGCAGGGTTCGGTGCCCTGACAAGCCGGTGTCCCCGCAGGTGGTGAGCCATGGCGGTGTGGATCCAGGCGCAGCAGCTCCAGGGCGAGGCCCTGCGGCAGATGCAAGCGCTCTACGGGCAGCACTTTCCCATCGAGGTGCGGCACTACCTGTCGCAGTGGATCGAGAGCCAGGCATGGTAGGACAGCGGGGTTTCAGTCCCCGTGCTTGGCAGCATCAGCCCCGAGGCTCCACGGAGCCTGCGTGCGGGGTCGGGGCTGTCCTGACGCTGCTCTGCGCGTGCAGGGACTCCATCGACCTCGACAACCCCCAGGAGAACGTGAAGGCGACgcagctgctggaggggctgatccaggagctgcagaagaaGGCCGACCACCAAGTGGGCGAAGACGGCTTCCTGCTGAAGATCAAGCTGGGGCACTACGCCACGCAGCTGCAGGTGGGtgggggctgcgggcagggctggggggctggcGTTGTCCCCGTCCTGTGCCCGGCTCAGCCTGCGCTCTCCCTGCAGAACACGTACGACCGCTGCCCCATGGAGCTGGTGCGCTGCATCCGGCACATCCTCTACCACGAGCAGCGGCTGGTGCGCGAGGCCAACAATGTGAGTAGGGACCGTGGGTGTCTCTGTGCAGGATGGGGGTCCCGCGGGGTTGGGGGGATGCACAGGGGCTGCAGCACTGGGAGGATGGAGCAGCCCTAAGGTGCTTTGGATCCCCGCTGCCCCCGGCGCccagggggatggggagggtCTGCCTTGCCATGCTAAGTGCTGCCCGTGCGCCGTGCAGAGCCCCTCGCCGGCCGGCTCCCTGGTGGATGCCATGTCCCAGAAGCACCTGCAGATCAACCAGACCTTCGAGGAGCTGCGGCTCATCACGCAGGACTCGGAGAACGAGCTCAAGAAGCTGCAGCAGACGCAGGAGTACTTCATCATCCAGTACCAGGAGAACATGCGTCTCCAAGGTAGGTAGGAGGCTGCTGGGTATGGGAGCTGGGGCACTGGTGGTGCCGGTCCTAATGCTGCACCCCGTCCCCCAGCCCAGttctcccagctctcccagctgggCCCCCAGGAGCGCCTGTCGCGGGAGACGACGCTGCAGCAGAAGAAGGCGTCCCTGGAAGCCTGGCTGCACCGGGAGGCCCAGACACTACAGCAGTACCGCGTGGTGAGTGCCGCCGGCCCGGCCCCGTGCCAGCTGTGCCGCCGTCCCCGCACCCTGTAACGCTGTCCTGCCTCGCAGGACCTGGCTGAGAAGCACCAGAAGACGCTGCAGCTGCTGCGCAAGCAGCAAACAACCATCCTGGACGATGAGCTGATCCAGTGGAAGCGTCGGCAGCAGCTAGCGGGGAACGGGGGCCCCCCCGAGGGCACCCTGGACGTGCTGCAGACCTGGTGGGTACCCGTGCCGGCTGTGCCTGCTGGGGCGGGACAGGGTGCTGAGCCCCAGCGCGGTGCTGAGCCTCCTTCCCCCAGGTGTGAGAAGCTGGCAGAGATCATCTGGCAGAACCGGCAGCAGATCCGCCGGGCTGAGCACTTGTGCCAGCAGCTGCCCATCCCGGGCCCGGTGGAGGAGATGCTCTCGGAGCTGAACGGCACCATCACCGACATCATCTCTGCCCTGGTGACCAGGTAGAGGTGGGGCCCGGCATGGCCAAGGCGCCCGGGCTGAGGCTTCAGGGGGTCGGTTGGGGCTACTCTGCCCACCTGCCCCTGacccccgtgcccccccagcACCTTCATCATCGAGAAGCAGCCCCCCCAGGTGCTGAAGACCCAGACCAAGTTTGCAGCCACCGTGCGGCTCCTGGTGGGGGGGAAGCTGAACGTGCACATGAACCCCCCCCAGGTGAAGGCCACCATCATCAGCGAGCAGCAAGCCAAAGCCCTGCTGAAGAACGAGAGCACTCGCAAGTAAAGCcaaggggctggagggaggacGTGGCTGCccggggggagctgggggtacCAAGGGAGCGGGGAGcaggacctggggctgggggcacgaGGGGGCTTCGTCCTGTGCGGGCTCCCAGCCCTGATGGACCCCTTGACCCTGCGTGTTCCTGCAGCAGCGAGAGCAGCGGGGAGATCCTCAACAACTGCTGCGTGATGGAGTATCACCAGGCCACGGGGACGCTCAGCGCCCACTTCCGCAACATGGTGAGCGCCATGGGCTGCCCCCTCCCGATGCTCACGTCCACTCTCCTGTCCCCTCGTGTCTctgtctgtgctgtgtttcCCCGTGGTTGCTCCTTGTATCAGTGACACGTCCCCATCTTcacccctcatgtccccatctGTGTTGCATCCCCCACCCTGTGTTCCTGCTGGTGtctcctccatgtccccatctgTGCCCCAGAGGttgggtggaagggacctcaaagcccatccagtgccacccctgccatagacagggacacctcccactggatccagttgctccaagccccatccaacctggccttgaacccctccggggatggggcagctgcccctgctctgggcaacctgttccagggccttcccaccctcacagcaaaacatttctccctaaaatctcatctcactctcccctctttcagcttcaaaccattccccatcacactatccctgcattcctgatcaagagccccttctcagctttccgggaacccctttcagtactggaagctgctctaaggtctccctggagccttctcttctccaggctgaacaaccccaactctctcatggGAGAGATGtcttggatgggaggtgctccagcccatctCCGTGACCTCCtttggactcactctaacagatccatgtctttccttcCATGCTCACCCCTCGtgtccctgcagtccctgaagCGGATCAAGCGCTCGGACCGTCGCGGGGCTGAGTCGGTGACCGAGGAGAAGTTCACCATCCTCTTTGAGTCGCAATTCAGTGTTGGTGGCAACGAGCTGGTGTTCCAGGTGAAGGTAAAGCCACCAGCCACATCCCCTCTGCAGGGCCCGATGAGGCACGGGCACCGTGCTCGCGTGTGTGGGGCTGTGGCCGAAGGATGCCCAAGGGCAACGCTCCCACAGCCCATCCCGCTCTCCTTCCTTCTGGCAGACGctgtccctgcccgtggtggTGATCGTGCATGGGAGCCAGGACAACAACGCCACGGCCACCGTGCTCTGGGACAACGCCTTTGCCGAGCCCGTGAGTGCCAGCGCCACGGGGGGACAGGGTGGTCCTGGGGGGACAGGGTGGCCCCAGCCGGGCTGTGAGGCTGCGGGAATCGGGCTTCTTTTCCAGAAGGCAGGCAGAGCTCGGTGCTCACCTTGCTCCATGTCCTCCCAGGGTCGCGTGCCCTTCGCCGTGCCCGACAAAGTGCAGTGGCCGCAGCTCTGCGAGGCTCTCAACATGAAGTTCAAGGCAGAGGTGCAGAGCAGCCGCGGGCTGACCAAGGAGAACTTGGTGTTCCTGGCACAGAAGCTCTTCAACAGCACCAGCTCCCATCTGGAGGACTACAGCAGCACCACAGTCTCCTGGTCCCAGTTCAACCGGGTGAGTGGACTGGGATCTACGCTGGGAGAGCTGCAGAGCCCCAcggtcctgctctgctctgggatGGGGGCTTTGCTGCACCCACAGTGCTGGTGCCTCGGGGGCTGGATGGGGCACATCCCTCCCAGAGAGCCATTTCTGTCTGGAGACCTGCAAAACCAGGATGGTTGTCATCTGAAACAGGGTGGGAGGTGTCACCTTCCTCATTTGGAGGGACGCAGGTTGCTGCAGGGCCTGCAGACAGGGTCTGCATCCTCAGGATTGCGGtgctgctgccctcctggggTTGCGCCGCTGACCCGAGCCCGATTTGGCCACTCTGGTGGCCACTCCTGAGATCCAGAGCACCAAGTCTCCACTGCTGCACCCAACGCTTGTGCTGTTGAACAGCAGCTACGAGGCTGGAGCCAGTGGTGCTCATTTTTGAGGGCTTTCAATAGGAAAACCTGCCCGGAAGGAATTACACCTTCTGGCAGTGGTTTGACGGGGTCATGGAGGTTCTGAAGAAACATCTAAAGCCGCACTGGAACGATGGGTAAGAGCCGCCCTGTCCCACGCTGCCTGGTCCCCTGCTCCCCTGCCCCTGACCCCCCTGCTCTGCCTAGGGCCATCCTGGGCTTCGTCAACAAGCAGCAGGCACACGACCTGCTCATCAACAAGCCCGACGGGACCTTCCTCCTGCGGTTCAGCGACTCGGAGATCGGCGGCATCACCATTGCGTGGAAGTTTGACTCCTGTGAGTGCGAGCCAGAAGCTGGcacccccccagtgtccctggCCCTGGCCCTGGCCTGGGACTCGGCTGGTGCTGCTTCTATCTCGGCACCAGCATTGCAGCAGCCGAGACCGCAGGAGCCTTTCTTGGGAAAGGGAacacctcagctgctccttggctGCCTCCAGCCCAGGCTGGTGTTGGTGGGGAGGAGTTGGATGGGATGAGCCATCTGACCCAACCCTGAGGTCCTCCTTGGGGCTGtgggagatcatagaatcatagattgtttagaaaagacctttcagattgccgagtccaaccgtacctgtctactactaaaccagatccctgagcacttcatctgctcatcttttaaaggcctccaaggatggagactccatcacctccctgggcagccagttcagTGGCTCCACGATGCTTCCCAGTGCAAGGGGTTCACATGAGTTGTCTGACCCCGTGCAGCAGTCTGCTCGCTCCTGTTCTTCATGAGAGCTTCTTTTGGAGGCTTGGGTGGCCGAGGAGCACAGCAAAGCTCCATGGAGCCCCATCATGACTGGGGTTCCTGCTCCCTGTTTGCCTGGACGAGCTGGACCTGCCTTGAGCTCCCTGTACCTCCTGGGTTTTGGACTTCTGTCCTTAAATGCTGGCAGAGGAGGGATGCAGCGTAGAAAATGTCTGATGTTCTACATGATCTGGCAGCCCatgtccagagcagggctgggagctgtcGCTGGCTATGGGCGTCACGGCAgtccttgctcttgtcttcCAGCTGAGAGGATGTTCTGGAACCTGATGCCTTTCaccaccagggacttctccatCCGCTCCCTGGCCGACCGCCTTGGGGACCTCAATTACCTCATCTACGTGTTCCCCGACCGGCCCAAGGATGAGGTCTTCTCCAAGTACTACACGCCGGTTCTCTGTGAGTCCACGCCAGGTAGCGCCGCCCCTTCACCCCACACACGTCCCTCTCCTCCGTGCGTCCAGCTGGGGTGGAGCCGGGGCTCACAGCATCCCTGTGCCCCGGGGTCGCATCCAGCCCTGCGGGGGCTCTGTGCGTGAGCCCCCAGCCCACTGCAGGTTTGCGGCACGTTGCCAGCAGCTCAGACCCTTAGCGCAGCCTTCCTTCCTCTAGCTAAAGCCGTGGATGGATACGTGAAGCCACAGATCAAGCAAGTGGTGCCAGAGTAAGTGTGACCCTGCACACAGACCCTGCGTGGTCCCGTGGGATCGTTCAGGGCAGGGCacccctgctctccagctccagcaccacCGATGGCCGCATCAGTGCTGGGGGGCGAGGAGCGCGGGCTCATGGTTGTGCGTTCCCCAGAAAGGTGGGTGCCCCATCTTGCCGTGCTCCCACCCAGGGCACCCCACAGCTCCTCGCTGTTCACCGACGTGGGCTTTGagtcccctccctgcacccttgGGAGATGCcaacctcccagtacctgaaggggctgcaggaaagctggggagggactgttcacaaaggtttggagtgacaggatgaggggcagtgggtataaactggagaggggaagatttagactggacatagggaagaatttcttcacgatgagtgtggtgagggactggcccaggttggccagggaggttgtggctgccccatccctggaggtgtccaaggccaggttggatggggcttggagcgaccagatctagtgggaggtgtccctgccagtggccggaggtggaactggatgggctttaaggtcccttccaacccaaactgttcgaTGATTCAATGCTGGTTGGAATTCCAGAACATCCCCCTGGAGGAGCCTGTCCTGTCCCGTGCCAGCGCTCATGAGCTCCTTGTCCCCACAGGTTTGTCAACGCATCAGGAGATTCTGCCCCCGGCGGGGCCACCTACATGGACCAGGCTCCCTCGCCCGCCgtctgctcccagccccattaCAACATGTACGCCCAGAAGTAGGTATCGCCTcccccgtccccgtccccccccggCTGgttcccccctcaccccccgcCTCCTGCAGCCCCGACGCTGTGCTGGAACCCGAAGGTGACTTCGACCTGGACGACACCATCGACGTGGCCAGGCACGTGGAGGAGCTGCTGCGGCGTCCCATGGACAGTCAGTGGATCCCGCACGCCCAGTCGTGACGGGGGGGACGCTcggccccccggccccccggGCTCTGTGCTGTGTTCGTGTCTCTGTGCCGGGGCTGGGGGCGAGCGAGGTGGTCCCCGTCCCCGGAGATTCGCTCTGTGCTGCCCCGAAACGCAGGCTGGCGTCCGGCTCTTTGGTGTTTCTGCCCTTGTATAAACGGCAGCGGATTTGTCGCATGGTTTTTCCtctatgtttctttttccaaggcCCAGCTTCAGCTTTCCGCTTCCGCAAACGCCGGCCCCGGGGCCGAGGGGCTGCTCGGGCGttggggggccgggggggccgcCAGCGGGTTCGCTTTCGCAGTTGTCACTAAGAATGTACGTGTTGCCTTCTTGTTCTACCCCGCGGCTCCGTTCCCGGGGGTCGGTGGGGGCACcggagggaggggggggtcaGCCGGGGGTCCCCCCAGCCCGTGCTGGTGCTTCGCTCCACAGCGTTGGGGTCCCCTCTTGGACCTCGTCCCCTCCTCCGTCCCCCCCCCAAGGATGCAGGAGCCTCTTGGGCTCCCGGCTTCGGTGTCGGTGTCCGGAGCTGGTGCAGCACGAGGGCAGCAGGGTGTGAGGGCACCAGCGAGGGCGGCTGGGCAGCGCGGGGGAATGGGGGAGCAGAGCCCACTGCCCCCCGCAAGCTCCCCTCGCCCCGGCCGAGAAGCTCTGGGGTCCTGGCCGTGTTATTTTTCTACCACAGAGTAAATAAAGCACGTAATATTTTTATAACACAAAAGTTCTGGGTTTCACATGTGTCTTGGGGAGGTGGCAGGGTCCTGGAGCCCCTCACTCAtatgctggggctggggggggacgcGGATGGTTCCGTGCTCCCCAATCCCTGGATGATGCACAGTGGGGAGCGGAGCCCCACAGCCAGGTGGGGGGCTGGGGtctgtgtccccgtgtcccctctctgAGTGCAGGGGGGCAGAACTCCTCCTGCAGGTCCTGGGGGAGGCTCAGGCAGCTTTGGGGGCACCAGGAGCTGGGGGATGCAGGTGATCCTGTGCTCACCAGTCCCTGGATGATGGGATGTGGGTGATCCCGTGCTCCCCAATCCCTGCATGATGCCCAGTGGGGAGTGGAGCCCCACAACCAGGTGGGGGGCTGGGGtctgtgtccc
This window contains:
- the LOC138731190 gene encoding signal transducer and activator of transcription 5B isoform X3 gives rise to the protein MAVWIQAQQLQGEALRQMQALYGQHFPIEVRHYLSQWIESQAWDSIDLDNPQENVKATQLLEGLIQELQKKADHQVGEDGFLLKIKLGHYATQLQNTYDRCPMELVRCIRHILYHEQRLVREANNSPSPAGSLVDAMSQKHLQINQTFEELRLITQDSENELKKLQQTQEYFIIQYQENMRLQAQFSQLSQLGPQERLSRETTLQQKKASLEAWLHREAQTLQQYRVDLAEKHQKTLQLLRKQQTTILDDELIQWKRRQQLAGNGGPPEGTLDVLQTWCEKLAEIIWQNRQQIRRAEHLCQQLPIPGPVEEMLSELNGTITDIISALVTSTFIIEKQPPQVLKTQTKFAATVRLLVGGKLNVHMNPPQVKATIISEQQAKALLKNESTRNSESSGEILNNCCVMEYHQATGTLSAHFRNMSLKRIKRSDRRGAESVTEEKFTILFESQFSVGGNELVFQVKTLSLPVVVIVHGSQDNNATATVLWDNAFAEPGRVPFAVPDKVQWPQLCEALNMKFKAEVQSSRGLTKENLVFLAQKLFNSTSSHLEDYSSTTVSWSQFNRENLPGRNYTFWQWFDGVMEVLKKHLKPHWNDGAILGFVNKQQAHDLLINKPDGTFLLRFSDSEIGGITIAWKFDSSERMFWNLMPFTTRDFSIRSLADRLGDLNYLIYVFPDRPKDEVFSKYYTPVLSKAVDGYVKPQIKQVVPEFVNASGDSAPGGATYMDQAPSPAVCSQPHYNMYAQNPDAVLEPEGDFDLDDTIDVARHVEELLRRPMDSQWIPHAQS
- the LOC138731190 gene encoding signal transducer and activator of transcription 5B isoform X4, whose protein sequence is MAVWIQAQQLQGEALRQMQALYGQHFPIEVRHYLSQWIESQAWDSIDLDNPQENVKATQLLEGLIQELQKKADHQVGEDGFLLKIKLGHYATQLQNTYDRCPMELVRCIRHILYHEQRLVREANNSPSPAGSLVDAMSQKHLQINQTFEELRLITQDSENELKKLQQTQEYFIIQYQENMRLQAQFSQLSQLGPQERLSRETTLQQKKASLEAWLHREAQTLQQYRVDLAEKHQKTLQLLRKQQTTILDDELIQWKRRQQLAGNGGPPEGTLDVLQTWCEKLAEIIWQNRQQIRRAEHLCQQLPIPGPVEEMLSELNGTITDIISALVTSTFIIEKQPPQVLKTQTKFAATVRLLVGGKLNVHMNPPQVKATIISEQQAKALLKNESTRNESSGEILNNCCVMEYHQATGTLSAHFRNMSLKRIKRSDRRGAESVTEEKFTILFESQFSVGGNELVFQVKTLSLPVVVIVHGSQDNNATATVLWDNAFAEPGRVPFAVPDKVQWPQLCEALNMKFKAEVQSSRGLTKENLVFLAQKLFNSTSSHLEDYSSTTVSWSQFNRENLPGRNYTFWQWFDGVMEVLKKHLKPHWNDGAILGFVNKQQAHDLLINKPDGTFLLRFSDSEIGGITIAWKFDSSERMFWNLMPFTTRDFSIRSLADRLGDLNYLIYVFPDRPKDEVFSKYYTPVLSKAVDGYVKPQIKQVVPEFVNASGDSAPGGATYMDQAPSPAVCSQPHYNMYAQNPDAVLEPEGDFDLDDTIDVARHVEELLRRPMDSQWIPHAQS
- the LOC138731190 gene encoding signal transducer and activator of transcription 5B isoform X2, producing MAVWIQAQQLQGEALRQMQALYGQHFPIEVRHYLSQWIESQAWDSIDLDNPQENVKATQLLEGLIQELQKKADHQVGEDGFLLKIKLGHYATQLQNTYDRCPMELVRCIRHILYHEQRLVREANNSPSPAGSLVDAMSQKHLQINQTFEELRLITQDSENELKKLQQTQEYFIIQYQENMRLQAQFSQLSQLGPQERLSRETTLQQKKASLEAWLHREAQTLQQYRVDLAEKHQKTLQLLRKQQTTILDDELIQWKRRQQLAGNGGPPEGTLDVLQTWCEKLAEIIWQNRQQIRRAEHLCQQLPIPGPVEEMLSELNGTITDIISALVTSTFIIEKQPPQVLKTQTKFAATVRLLVGGKLNVHMNPPQVKATIISEQQAKALLKNESTRNESSGEILNNCCVMEYHQATGTLSAHFRNMSLKRIKRSDRRGAESVTEEKFTILFESQFSVGGNELVFQVKTLSLPVVVIVHGSQDNNATATVLWDNAFAEPGRVPFAVPDKVQWPQLCEALNMKFKAEVQSSRGLTKENLVFLAQKLFNSTSSHLEDYSSTTVSWSQFNRENLPGRNYTFWQWFDGVMEVLKKHLKPHWNDGAILGFVNKQQAHDLLINKPDGTFLLRFSDSEIGGITIAWKFDSSERMFWNLMPFTTRDFSIRSLADRLGDLNYLIYVFPDRPKDEVFSKYYTPVLCESTPAKAVDGYVKPQIKQVVPEFVNASGDSAPGGATYMDQAPSPAVCSQPHYNMYAQNPDAVLEPEGDFDLDDTIDVARHVEELLRRPMDSQWIPHAQS
- the LOC138731190 gene encoding signal transducer and activator of transcription 5B isoform X1 is translated as MAVWIQAQQLQGEALRQMQALYGQHFPIEVRHYLSQWIESQAWDSIDLDNPQENVKATQLLEGLIQELQKKADHQVGEDGFLLKIKLGHYATQLQNTYDRCPMELVRCIRHILYHEQRLVREANNSPSPAGSLVDAMSQKHLQINQTFEELRLITQDSENELKKLQQTQEYFIIQYQENMRLQAQFSQLSQLGPQERLSRETTLQQKKASLEAWLHREAQTLQQYRVDLAEKHQKTLQLLRKQQTTILDDELIQWKRRQQLAGNGGPPEGTLDVLQTWCEKLAEIIWQNRQQIRRAEHLCQQLPIPGPVEEMLSELNGTITDIISALVTSTFIIEKQPPQVLKTQTKFAATVRLLVGGKLNVHMNPPQVKATIISEQQAKALLKNESTRNSESSGEILNNCCVMEYHQATGTLSAHFRNMSLKRIKRSDRRGAESVTEEKFTILFESQFSVGGNELVFQVKTLSLPVVVIVHGSQDNNATATVLWDNAFAEPGRVPFAVPDKVQWPQLCEALNMKFKAEVQSSRGLTKENLVFLAQKLFNSTSSHLEDYSSTTVSWSQFNRENLPGRNYTFWQWFDGVMEVLKKHLKPHWNDGAILGFVNKQQAHDLLINKPDGTFLLRFSDSEIGGITIAWKFDSSERMFWNLMPFTTRDFSIRSLADRLGDLNYLIYVFPDRPKDEVFSKYYTPVLCESTPAKAVDGYVKPQIKQVVPEFVNASGDSAPGGATYMDQAPSPAVCSQPHYNMYAQNPDAVLEPEGDFDLDDTIDVARHVEELLRRPMDSQWIPHAQS